In Arthrobacter sp. Marseille-P9274, the sequence GGCGATGCCTTCGAAGGTCAGCTCGCCGATGGACCAGGTGAAGTTGGCGATGCCGATCACCAGCGAAACGCCGGCCACGGAAAGGTTGATGGGATTGGCGAAGTTGACCCGGTTCTGGACCCAGATCCGCACGCCGAGGATGCCGATCATGCCGTAGAGCACCACGCCGGCCCCGCCCAGCACGCCCGGGGGAACGGTGGCGATGAGCGCGCCGAACTTGGGGAACAGGCTCAGCAGCACGGCGATGATGCCGGCGACCCAGTAGGCCGCCGTCGAGTACACCTTGGACGCTGCCATCACGCCGATGTTCTCGGCATAGGTGGTGGTTCCGGACCCGCCGCCGGTGCCTGCGAGGACCGTGGCCAAGCCGTCCGCCATCAGCGCGCGGCCGGTATAGGGGTCGAGGTTCTGCCCGGTCATGGCCGCCACTGACTTCACGTGCCCGATGTTCTCCGCCACGAGCACCAGCACCACCGGGACGAACAGGCCGATGAGGGAAATGTGGAACTCCGGGGTGTGGAACTGCGGCAGGCCCACCCACGCGGCGTCGTTGATGGCGGAGAAGTCCACTTCGCCGCGCAGCACGGCAGTCAGGTAGCCCGCCAGCACACCGACCAGGATGGAGAGCCGGCCGAGCAGGCCGCGGAAGAGGACGGCGGCCAGCAGGATCGCGACCACCGTGACGACGCCGGTGACGGCGCCCTGCTCGAAGTTGGTCTTAGCCGTCGGCGCCAGGTTCAGGCCGATCAGCGCCACGATGGAGCCGGTCACCACCGGAGGCATCACGACCTGGATCCAGTGCGAGCCGGCCTTATGGACGATGAAGCCGATGACGAACAGCACCGCCCCCGCCATGATCAGCCCGCCCAGCGCACCGCCCATGCCGTGCTGGTTCATGGCGGCGCCGATCGGCGCGATGAACGCGAAGCTGGAGCCGAGGTAGCTCGGGATCCGGCCGGCCGTGATGACCAGGAAGAGGATCGTGCCGATCCCCGAGAACAGCAGGGTGGTGGACGGCGGGAACCCGGTGATCAGCGGCACCAGGAAGGTGGCGCCGAACATGGCGACCACGTGCTGCGCGCCGATCCCGATGGTCCGGCCCCAGGTCAGCCGCTCCTGCGGGGAGACCACCGTGCCGGGCGCAATGCTCCTGCCGTCGCCGTGCAGTTGCCAACGGAAGGGGGAGGACTTCTCGGTCGTGCTCATGGAGGGCCTCTCGGGACGTGGGAAGAGCTTGGTCTGGAAGCATCCTACTGCCGCCGGCCCTTCCCGCGCGCCCGAGCTGTGGCGCCGCTCCCGCGCCCGCCCTAGGGCCGGGTCAGCCGATGACCCCGTCCACCAGCGCCTTCGCCTCGGCCTGCACCTGCTTCAGGTGCTCGTCGCCCTTGAATGACTCGGCGTAGATCTTGTAGACGTCTTCGGTGCCGGACGGGCGGGCTGCGAACCACGCGTTTTCGGTGGTGACCTTGAGCCCGCCGATCGCGGCGCCGTTGCCCGGTGCCTCGGTCAGCTTTGCCGTGATCGGCTCGCCGGCCAGCTCGGTCGCCGTCACGTCGGAGGCGGAGAGCTTGCCGAGGGCGGTCTTCTGTTCCCGGGTGGCGGCCGCGTCGATCCGCGCGTACGACGGCGCACCGAACTTCGCGGCCAGCTCACCGTAGAGTTCGGACGGGGACTTGCCCGTGACGGCCTTGATCTCCGAGGCCAGCAGGGCCAGCAGGATGCCGTCCTTGTCCGTGGACCACGGCTGGCCGTTGAACCGGACGAAGGACGCGCCGGCGGATTCCTCGCCGCCGAAGACGCCCTCGCCGGAGAGCAGGCCGGGCACGAACCACTTGAAGCCGACGGGAACCTCCACCAGCTTGCGGCCGAGGTCCGCCGCCACGCGGTCGATCATCGAGGACGAGACGAGCGTCTTGCCCACCGACGCGCCCGCGGGCCACTGCGGCCGGTGCGTGTAGAGGTACTGGATCGCCACCGCCAGGTAATGGTTCGGATTCATCAGCCCCGCATCCGGGGTGACGATCCCGTGGCGGTCCGCATCGGCGTCGTTCCCGGTAGCAATCTCGAACTCGGCGGAACGGCCGATCAGCGACGCCATGGCGTAGGGCGAGGAGCAGTCCATGCGGATCTTCTCGTCCCAGTCCAGCGTCATGAACGCCCACTGCGGGTCCACTGTCGAATTGACCACCGTCAGGTCCAGGTTGTGCCGCTCTCCGATCGCGCCCCAGTAGTCCACCGAGGCACCGCCCATCGGGTCCGCGCCGATGCGGACGCTGGCGTTGCGGATGGCCTCCAGGTCCAGCACCTGCGGCAGATCGTCCACGTAGTTGCTGAGGAAGTCATAGGTCCCGACGGCGCCTGAGAACTGGGCCTGGCCGAGCGGGATCCGTTTGACCCCGCGCAGACCCGACTCGAGCAGCTCGTTGGCGCGGTTGGCGATCCAGCCCGTGGCATCCGAATCCGCCGGGCCGCCGTGCGGCGGGTTGTACTTGAAGCCGCCGTCCCCGGGGGGATTGTGCGAGGGCGTGATGACGATGCCGTCGCCCTGCCCGTCCGGGTTTGCGGTGTTGTGCTTGAGGATGGCGTGGCTGACGGCCGGCGTCGGGGTCCAGCCGGTCCTCGAATCCACCCAGACGGTGACGCCGTTGGCGGCGAGGACCTCCAGCGCCGTGTTCTGCGCCGGGTCGGAGAGGGCATGGGTGTCCTTGCCCATGAACAGCGGACCGGCGATGCCCTGGCCGGCCCGGTATTCCACGATCGCCTGCGTGATGGCGGCGATATGGTCCTCGTTGAAGGAACCCTTCAGGCTGCTGCCGCGATGGCCGGACGTGCCGAAGGCCACGCGCTGCGTCGGCTCCTTCGGATCGGGCTTCACGTCGAAGTACGCGTCGAGCAGCGCGGTCAGGTCAACAAGGTCGCTGGGTTGGGCCACTGTGCCCGCACGGTTTGCCATGCCCCAAGCATGCCAAACATCACAGACCGGGAACCGGGTCCGTCACCAGAAGTTCACAACATTACGACGGCGGGCGGTCGGCCCGGCCGGACGATGTTGCGCCGGATGACGGCGGACTTGCCGTTCGTGACGAAACATTCCGTGCCGGGGAGCAACACTTCGACGCATCCCGTGCAGGTTTGCCCTTCAACGCCCGTCGCTTCCTAGAGTGGACGCATTAGCCATCCAGAGCGGCCGAGAGATCTGGCTCGTTGACGCCGCAGCAACCATCCGGGTAAGCCTCCGAGAGGAGACGGACCGGAACGGTGCTACCGCCAGGACCGATGGAGACGCGCCAGCGACACCACCAGGGCCTTCACCTGCCCGGCGTGGAAAACGGCTGGTCCTTTCAGCAGCGCAGCGGCGCACTCCCTCGGCACGACCGAGGAGCGTACATGACCCTGGCAGCACGGACAGCCGTCCCGCCGTCGTTGTCCTACGAGCTGTATCCGCCCGCCAACGCGCAGGCCGAAGCCACGGTGCTTCGGGCCATCGAGGAGCTTGGCGGCACCCATCCCGACTACGTTTCAGTGACCTACAGCGGCACGCCCGAACGGCGCCGCGCCTCGATCCAGCTGATCGAGCATCTGGTGGGCGCCACCAGGCTGCGACCGCTGGCACACCTGACCTGCGTCGGGGAGACCCGCGAAAGCCTGGAGCTGCTGGTGTGCCAGTTCGTCGGGCTGGGCGTGCGCGGCGTGCTGGCGATGCGCGGGGATCTGCCAACCGACCCGGAGACGTTCCGCGGCGACCTGCCCTTCGCGCGCTACCTGGTGGAACTGATCCGCAGCGTCGAGTGCCGGCATTCCGCGACACTGGCCGGCGGCCGGATGGCCGTCGGGGTGGCCGCCTACCCGAACCG encodes:
- a CDS encoding uracil-xanthine permease family protein codes for the protein MSTTEKSSPFRWQLHGDGRSIAPGTVVSPQERLTWGRTIGIGAQHVVAMFGATFLVPLITGFPPSTTLLFSGIGTILFLVITAGRIPSYLGSSFAFIAPIGAAMNQHGMGGALGGLIMAGAVLFVIGFIVHKAGSHWIQVVMPPVVTGSIVALIGLNLAPTAKTNFEQGAVTGVVTVVAILLAAVLFRGLLGRLSILVGVLAGYLTAVLRGEVDFSAINDAAWVGLPQFHTPEFHISLIGLFVPVVLVLVAENIGHVKSVAAMTGQNLDPYTGRALMADGLATVLAGTGGGSGTTTYAENIGVMAASKVYSTAAYWVAGIIAVLLSLFPKFGALIATVPPGVLGGAGVVLYGMIGILGVRIWVQNRVNFANPINLSVAGVSLVIGIANFTWSIGELTFEGIALGTAAALLIFHGMGLVARWRGTEPLDAAEDTGATPSKLG
- a CDS encoding methylenetetrahydrofolate reductase, with product MTLAARTAVPPSLSYELYPPANAQAEATVLRAIEELGGTHPDYVSVTYSGTPERRRASIQLIEHLVGATRLRPLAHLTCVGETRESLELLVCQFVGLGVRGVLAMRGDLPTDPETFRGDLPFARYLVELIRSVECRHSATLAGGRMAVGVAAYPNRHPESPSFEHDVEVLVSKERSGADFAISQVYFDPAHYVRLVAAARAAGVTIPIIPGVIPMSSVRRLERLAVMTGVRPDPALLHRLETASSDAERRRIGVAAAAELARAAFDAGAPGVHLYTFNDARASIEVVEALDLPSTRTLSASVPA
- the pgm gene encoding phosphoglucomutase (alpha-D-glucose-1,6-bisphosphate-dependent) — its product is MANRAGTVAQPSDLVDLTALLDAYFDVKPDPKEPTQRVAFGTSGHRGSSLKGSFNEDHIAAITQAIVEYRAGQGIAGPLFMGKDTHALSDPAQNTALEVLAANGVTVWVDSRTGWTPTPAVSHAILKHNTANPDGQGDGIVITPSHNPPGDGGFKYNPPHGGPADSDATGWIANRANELLESGLRGVKRIPLGQAQFSGAVGTYDFLSNYVDDLPQVLDLEAIRNASVRIGADPMGGASVDYWGAIGERHNLDLTVVNSTVDPQWAFMTLDWDEKIRMDCSSPYAMASLIGRSAEFEIATGNDADADRHGIVTPDAGLMNPNHYLAVAIQYLYTHRPQWPAGASVGKTLVSSSMIDRVAADLGRKLVEVPVGFKWFVPGLLSGEGVFGGEESAGASFVRFNGQPWSTDKDGILLALLASEIKAVTGKSPSELYGELAAKFGAPSYARIDAAATREQKTALGKLSASDVTATELAGEPITAKLTEAPGNGAAIGGLKVTTENAWFAARPSGTEDVYKIYAESFKGDEHLKQVQAEAKALVDGVIG